The following coding sequences lie in one Palaeococcus ferrophilus DSM 13482 genomic window:
- the udg gene encoding type-4 uracil-DNA glycosylase: MGKEELMKKLEEKVRDCRKCPLGELRTNAVPGAGSYDAKVMFVGEAPGYWEDQKGLPFVGRAGRILDELLEGIDLSREEVYITNIVKCRPPNNRDPTEEEIKVCSPYLDRQIDIIRPKVIVPLGRHSMAYILKKFGFEVEPISKSHGKTFEAYTLFGKVVIMPSYHPAVALYRPVMKEELRKDFQKLRGLL, translated from the coding sequence GTGGGAAAAGAGGAACTGATGAAGAAGCTCGAGGAAAAGGTAAGGGACTGCAGAAAGTGCCCCCTCGGCGAGCTGAGGACGAACGCCGTTCCCGGGGCGGGAAGCTACGACGCCAAAGTAATGTTCGTTGGGGAAGCACCGGGCTACTGGGAGGACCAGAAGGGACTTCCCTTCGTCGGAAGGGCCGGGAGGATTCTCGACGAGCTTTTGGAGGGCATCGATCTCAGCAGAGAGGAGGTCTACATCACCAACATCGTCAAGTGCAGGCCCCCCAACAACCGGGACCCCACGGAGGAGGAGATTAAGGTCTGCTCCCCCTACCTCGACAGGCAGATAGACATAATCAGGCCGAAGGTCATAGTGCCCCTGGGGAGGCACTCCATGGCCTACATCCTCAAGAAGTTCGGCTTTGAGGTCGAGCCCATAAGCAAGAGCCACGGGAAAACCTTCGAGGCATACACCCTCTTCGGAAAGGTCGTCATAATGCCAAGCTACCATCCCGCGGTTGCGCTCTATAGACCGGTCATGAAGGAGGAACTGAGAAAGGATTTCCAGAAGCTCAGGGGGCTCCTGTAG
- a CDS encoding Na+/H+ antiporter NhaC family protein: MSDFGVLSLLPPLVAIILAIWTKRVILALFAGVWIGGVMAAGWNPISGTTQSLEWIVGNATDDWNARILLFDFLIGAGVGLIYKSGGAMAIGRALTKRVRTSRAASLMGWLLGVLVFFDDYTNTIIVGNTMRPITDRTRVSREMLAYIDDSTAAPVAGLALVSTWIGYEIGLIGDAFKGLNVDYGAYTAWLSSVPYRFYSIFAIILVFIVAYTHRHYGPMLHAEYRARTEGKVLRDGAKPMMTTEIDLGMPKEGGNVHFFIWPILALVFVTLYGMWYTGGGGETYATDGIMGVLSNSDPATALLWGSFTMVVLAFALVVGTRHMTVEEAENAIVQGMKQMIIANTILVLAWSIKSAADAVGTAPYVVDLAKSAGITGGMVPLIVFLVAMFISFTTGTSWGTFSIMMPIAIPLAYGVTGNVGPEVFASIGAVFAGGIFGDHCSPISDTTIMSSMFSGSDHIDHVSTQVPYAFTASAAGLVLYLLFAAGIHSWVILLPIGLVLLVGEWYFLSEWYGKKYGIPHGKVPIYVVEE; encoded by the coding sequence ATGTCTGACTTTGGTGTGTTGTCCCTGTTGCCGCCGCTGGTGGCCATTATACTGGCTATCTGGACTAAGAGGGTTATACTGGCGCTGTTCGCAGGTGTCTGGATTGGTGGCGTAATGGCAGCGGGCTGGAACCCGATTTCGGGAACAACCCAGAGCCTCGAGTGGATAGTTGGCAACGCCACCGACGACTGGAACGCGAGGATACTGCTCTTCGACTTCCTCATCGGCGCTGGCGTTGGCTTAATCTACAAGTCCGGCGGAGCCATGGCCATAGGCCGGGCCCTCACAAAGCGCGTCAGGACGAGCAGGGCGGCCTCGCTAATGGGCTGGCTCCTCGGAGTTCTGGTGTTCTTCGACGACTACACCAACACCATCATCGTCGGTAACACCATGAGGCCCATAACCGACAGGACTCGCGTTTCGAGGGAGATGCTGGCTTATATAGACGACTCAACGGCAGCTCCAGTTGCGGGTCTTGCCCTCGTCTCAACCTGGATAGGTTACGAGATAGGCCTCATCGGTGACGCGTTCAAGGGTCTGAACGTTGACTACGGTGCTTACACCGCCTGGCTCTCAAGCGTCCCCTACAGGTTCTACTCGATATTCGCCATCATCCTCGTCTTCATCGTGGCCTACACCCACAGGCACTACGGCCCGATGCTCCACGCCGAGTACCGCGCAAGGACCGAAGGTAAAGTTCTCCGCGACGGTGCCAAGCCCATGATGACCACCGAGATAGACCTCGGAATGCCCAAAGAGGGCGGCAACGTTCACTTCTTCATATGGCCAATACTGGCGCTCGTCTTCGTGACCCTCTACGGGATGTGGTACACGGGAGGCGGCGGTGAGACCTACGCGACGGACGGAATCATGGGAGTTCTCTCCAACTCAGACCCGGCGACGGCCCTTCTCTGGGGTTCATTCACGATGGTTGTCCTGGCGTTTGCCCTCGTCGTTGGAACAAGGCACATGACGGTTGAGGAAGCGGAAAACGCCATCGTCCAGGGAATGAAGCAGATGATCATAGCAAACACCATCCTCGTCCTCGCGTGGAGCATCAAGAGCGCCGCCGATGCCGTCGGAACAGCACCATACGTCGTTGACCTCGCCAAGAGCGCGGGAATAACCGGTGGAATGGTGCCCCTCATAGTGTTCCTCGTCGCGATGTTCATCTCCTTCACAACGGGAACCAGCTGGGGAACCTTCTCCATCATGATGCCGATAGCCATACCCCTCGCCTACGGTGTCACCGGCAACGTTGGGCCCGAGGTCTTCGCGAGCATCGGTGCGGTCTTCGCCGGCGGTATATTCGGCGACCACTGCTCCCCGATCAGCGATACAACAATTATGAGCTCGATGTTCAGTGGTTCAGACCACATTGACCACGTCAGCACCCAGGTGCCCTACGCGTTCACCGCCTCGGCCGCGGGACTGGTGCTGTACCTCCTCTTCGCGGCAGGAATCCACAGCTGGGTGATACTCCTCCCGATAGGCCTTGTCCTCCTCGTGGGCGAGTGGTACTTCCTCAGCGAGTGGTACGGCAAGAAGTACGGCATACCGCACGGAAAGGTGCCCATCTACGTGGTTGAGGAGTGA